One genomic segment of Erysipelotrichaceae bacterium 66202529 includes these proteins:
- the pyk gene encoding pyruvate kinase — translation MLANRKTKIICTIGPASESKEMMMKLVENGMNIIRLNFSHGDFEEHGNRIKNIREVVKETGKNIAILLDTKGPEVRLGEFENGVEEYEKGDVVTIVREKILGTHEKFHIQCPEVFDDVEVGGTILIDDGKMRLTILEKRDGELKCRIENPGQLKSKKGCNLPGVKLSMPFISPKDDADIRFGCQMGVDYIAASFTRRKEDILAIRKILREEGKPDIQIIPKIENQEGFDNLEEILEVADGVMVARGDLGVDVSFELVPIYQKKIIKTANAMGKPVVTATHMLESMQGNPRPTRAEASDVANAVLDGTDAIMLSGESAAGLYPIEAVQTMDRIAKAMEPTIPFRERLKASIKTSQRTKNDAIAISVADTAMALDVAAVIAFTQSGTTARRISKFRPEAPVIAVTFDEKTQRSLAMNWGVTTVLSEVANNQNNECELARAIAKEMGIKVGETIIIVAGYPVGNGATNTMKIIEVK, via the coding sequence ATGTTAGCAAACAGAAAAACTAAGATTATTTGTACGATTGGCCCTGCTTCCGAAAGCAAGGAAATGATGATGAAGCTCGTCGAAAACGGAATGAATATCATCCGTTTAAATTTCTCCCACGGAGATTTTGAAGAACACGGAAACCGTATTAAAAATATTCGTGAGGTCGTGAAGGAAACAGGGAAGAATATCGCTATTCTGCTTGATACAAAAGGCCCGGAGGTACGTCTGGGTGAGTTTGAAAACGGTGTTGAGGAGTATGAAAAGGGCGATGTTGTAACAATCGTTCGTGAGAAAATATTAGGAACACATGAAAAGTTCCATATTCAGTGTCCAGAAGTATTCGATGATGTTGAAGTTGGCGGAACGATTCTGATTGACGATGGAAAGATGCGTCTGACTATCCTGGAAAAAAGAGACGGCGAGTTAAAGTGCCGGATTGAAAACCCGGGACAGTTAAAGAGCAAGAAAGGCTGTAACCTGCCGGGTGTCAAGCTGAGTATGCCGTTTATTTCACCAAAGGATGATGCGGATATTCGTTTCGGATGTCAGATGGGTGTGGATTATATCGCAGCATCCTTCACAAGAAGAAAAGAGGATATTCTTGCCATTCGTAAGATTTTAAGAGAAGAAGGTAAACCGGATATTCAGATTATTCCAAAGATTGAAAACCAGGAAGGGTTTGATAATCTGGAGGAAATTCTGGAGGTGGCTGATGGAGTCATGGTTGCCCGTGGTGATCTTGGTGTCGATGTTTCCTTTGAGCTGGTACCGATCTACCAGAAGAAAATCATTAAAACAGCAAATGCAATGGGAAAACCTGTTGTTACTGCTACACATATGCTGGAGTCTATGCAGGGAAATCCAAGACCGACACGTGCTGAGGCAAGTGATGTTGCCAACGCTGTGCTGGATGGAACGGATGCTATCATGCTGAGTGGAGAGTCCGCAGCCGGACTGTATCCAATCGAAGCTGTTCAGACGATGGATCGTATCGCAAAAGCGATGGAGCCTACTATTCCATTCAGAGAACGTCTGAAGGCAAGCATTAAGACAAGCCAGAGAACGAAGAATGATGCTATCGCTATTTCTGTAGCAGATACAGCAATGGCGCTGGATGTTGCTGCCGTCATCGCGTTTACGCAGAGCGGTACTACTGCAAGAAGAATTTCCAAATTCCGTCCGGAAGCACCGGTTATCGCTGTTACCTTTGATGAAAAGACACAGCGTTCTCTTGCTATGAACTGGGGTGTAACGACTGTTTTATCCGAGGTCGCAAACAATCAGAACAACGAGTGTGAGCTCGCTAGAGCAATCGCTAAGGAAATGGGTATCAAGGTTGGTGAAACGATTATTATCGTTGCCGGTTATCCTGTAGGAAATGGTGCTACCAACACGATGAAAATTATCGAGGTTAAATAA
- the mutM gene encoding DNA-formamidopyrimidine glycosylase produces the protein MPELPEVETVVRTLEHQLDHVTITGCYVFWDNIIAYPDVKAFCDTITGKTIQGYHRHGKYMRFDLGDVEWICHMRMEGKFYVQQPEDAYDKHVHVILKLSDGRQLRYHDTRKFGKMYLYEKQKDYAAYPCFQHIGYDAFDERITADWLYKKLHKKKTALKAVLLDQSIIAGIGNIYADEICFAMRMHPETMINHLRKRDFEELIFHIRRILSGAIRAGGTTIRSYTSQLGVDGRFQLKLKVHAKKGEPCPVCATTIKKIVVTTRGTCFCPTCQRRK, from the coding sequence ATGCCGGAGCTTCCAGAGGTAGAAACGGTTGTCAGAACACTGGAGCATCAATTGGATCATGTTACGATTACTGGATGCTATGTGTTTTGGGATAATATTATAGCGTATCCGGATGTAAAAGCTTTCTGTGATACGATCACGGGAAAAACGATACAGGGGTATCACCGTCATGGAAAATATATGCGCTTTGACCTTGGGGATGTGGAATGGATCTGTCATATGCGCATGGAGGGAAAGTTTTATGTGCAGCAGCCAGAGGATGCGTACGATAAGCATGTGCATGTAATTTTAAAGCTGAGTGACGGCCGCCAGCTGCGTTATCATGATACCAGGAAATTTGGAAAGATGTATTTATATGAGAAGCAAAAGGATTATGCCGCATATCCATGCTTTCAGCATATCGGCTATGATGCCTTTGATGAGCGGATCACAGCCGACTGGCTGTATAAAAAGCTGCATAAGAAAAAAACAGCATTAAAGGCAGTATTGCTGGATCAGTCCATCATTGCCGGGATTGGTAATATATATGCGGATGAAATCTGCTTTGCCATGCGTATGCATCCGGAAACGATGATCAATCATCTGCGGAAAAGGGATTTTGAAGAGCTGATTTTTCATATCCGCCGCATTTTAAGCGGTGCGATACGGGCGGGGGGAACAACGATTCGCTCCTATACCTCCCAGCTTGGAGTGGATGGCCGTTTTCAGCTGAAGCTGAAGGTGCATGCGAAGAAAGGAGAGCCATGTCCGGTATGTGCAACGACAATAAAGAAAATCGTTGTTACGACACGGGGAACGTGTTTCTGCCCGACATGCCAGAGAAGAAAATGA
- the zapE gene encoding cell division protein ZapE: MEKVSFAFALSEEQKKIKEALVAQLMKNGHVLTWLKQHELDEAFVYDHSGKLADWTAVMEKCDNCKGLDFCRQPKRGERIDLYLDGMLMNQVSHCTYYKEQQQAYAHRRFYKQMDMLEHYLLVDIKAIDLKSESPEYKAAYQKIVKVLKDKNQTKGVYLWGKPGAGKSWLAAAMCNYYAQKEKSVAFVNVPKLMADLKLLFHEPDIMEAKLRSIRNTEVVVFDDIGGESVTAWSRDDILLPLMDARMEKRRLTIFTSNYSMEELKQRLCASASKSSEPVAAERLLERIRALSCEIFIKGETRRK; the protein is encoded by the coding sequence ATGGAGAAGGTGTCATTTGCATTCGCACTGAGCGAGGAGCAGAAAAAGATCAAGGAAGCACTTGTTGCACAGCTTATGAAAAACGGGCATGTGCTCACCTGGCTGAAGCAGCATGAGCTGGACGAAGCCTTTGTCTATGATCACAGCGGAAAGCTTGCGGACTGGACAGCTGTCATGGAAAAGTGTGACAACTGCAAGGGCCTTGATTTCTGCCGTCAGCCAAAGCGCGGGGAGCGTATTGATCTATACCTGGATGGCATGCTGATGAATCAGGTATCGCACTGTACATACTATAAGGAACAGCAGCAGGCGTATGCGCATCGCCGCTTTTATAAGCAGATGGATATGCTGGAGCATTATTTGCTGGTGGATATCAAGGCTATCGATTTGAAATCGGAAAGTCCGGAATATAAAGCGGCTTATCAGAAAATCGTAAAGGTTTTAAAGGATAAAAATCAGACAAAGGGTGTATACTTATGGGGGAAGCCAGGAGCTGGGAAAAGCTGGCTGGCAGCAGCTATGTGCAACTATTATGCACAAAAAGAAAAAAGCGTTGCGTTTGTCAATGTCCCGAAGCTGATGGCGGATTTGAAGCTGCTGTTTCATGAACCGGATATCATGGAGGCAAAGCTGCGCAGCATCCGCAATACCGAGGTCGTCGTATTTGATGATATCGGCGGAGAGAGTGTCACGGCATGGAGCCGGGATGATATTCTGCTTCCTTTAATGGATGCGCGTATGGAGAAGCGCCGCCTTACAATATTTACGAGTAATTATTCTATGGAGGAGCTGAAGCAGCGCCTGTGTGCATCTGCTAGTAAAAGCAGTGAGCCGGTAGCGGCTGAGCGGCTGCTGGAACGGATCCGCGCCCTGTCTTGTGAAATTTTTATAAAAGGCGAAACAAGACGAAAATAA
- a CDS encoding DNA replication protein DnaD has translation MTAERYASLHMLYTPLIGADAAALYHTLVSIGTRHQKIRNHILIQTISRLSMEHMEKSRHVLEQYLLVKTFYDAAKNSYLYQVFMPKDGNEFLRHEVFGRLYLKEMGKDVYEFNKLCFAKPYEDKTAYQEITIPFVNILKEDWQDSQEEAFRKLKPQQDVLHQNDIPLSFNYDRFLTGLPQMVFPSTARNEKNLRIIGELATIHGIDEITMRKLVSQSMNLKTNELNVEQLKKKVRNSKSDYKPEEAKDPYRLPPVRFLQNLQHGVEVSRSDKYLIEALISDFKMKPEVVNVLIEYVLKMKNQQFPKAYVEKVASTWVRLEIDTSEKALAQIQQEADGKTGRTKAVQKKELPSWYHNQDEVSVDVEDYDEDELMRDLQEL, from the coding sequence ATGACAGCGGAGCGCTATGCTTCCTTACATATGCTGTACACTCCTCTGATTGGAGCTGATGCGGCTGCACTGTATCACACGCTGGTCAGCATTGGTACCCGACATCAGAAAATCCGTAATCATATTCTGATACAAACCATCAGCCGGCTAAGCATGGAGCATATGGAAAAAAGCAGACATGTGCTGGAGCAGTATCTGCTTGTGAAAACCTTTTACGATGCAGCTAAAAACAGCTATCTTTATCAGGTGTTTATGCCAAAGGACGGCAATGAGTTTCTGCGACATGAGGTGTTTGGTCGTTTGTATCTGAAGGAAATGGGAAAGGATGTCTATGAGTTCAATAAGCTGTGCTTTGCCAAGCCGTATGAGGATAAAACCGCATATCAGGAAATCACCATTCCGTTTGTGAATATTTTAAAGGAGGACTGGCAGGACAGTCAGGAGGAAGCCTTCCGCAAGCTGAAGCCCCAGCAGGATGTACTGCATCAAAACGATATCCCGCTCAGCTTCAATTACGACCGCTTTTTAACCGGTCTGCCGCAGATGGTGTTTCCCTCCACCGCACGCAATGAGAAAAATCTTCGTATCATCGGTGAGCTGGCAACGATACACGGCATTGATGAAATTACCATGCGCAAGCTGGTATCCCAGAGTATGAATCTGAAAACCAATGAACTCAATGTTGAGCAGTTAAAGAAAAAGGTACGAAATTCCAAATCCGATTACAAGCCGGAGGAAGCAAAAGATCCGTATCGTCTACCGCCTGTGCGCTTTTTACAGAACCTCCAGCATGGCGTAGAGGTCAGCCGCAGCGACAAGTATCTGATTGAAGCCCTGATTTCCGATTTCAAAATGAAGCCGGAGGTTGTCAATGTATTGATTGAGTATGTGTTGAAAATGAAGAATCAGCAATTTCCTAAGGCGTATGTTGAGAAGGTTGCCAGTACATGGGTGCGTCTGGAAATTGATACGAGTGAAAAGGCTCTGGCACAGATTCAGCAGGAGGCAGACGGAAAGACAGGCCGCACAAAGGCCGTACAGAAAAAGGAGCTGCCATCCTGGTATCATAATCAGGATGAGGTAAGCGTGGATGTGGAAGATTACGATGAGGATGAGCTGATGCGTGATCTTCAGGAATTGTGA
- a CDS encoding dephospho-CoA kinase: MKTVGLSGVMGAGKSSVIEILQAEGITVLDCDAINAQLLQKGEAGYNALVDLFSDSLLNTDGSINTQYMSNLIFSDPVKKQQAEGILHPLIKQRILQEVARHAQEALVVVEVPLLFEVHWEDAFDEIWVVACDEELLLHRLSQYRRIPKEEALRRLQHQLPQQEKIEKADVVFYNNGDKESLKRQICDILNVKRQSR, translated from the coding sequence ATGAAAACAGTTGGTCTCAGCGGTGTGATGGGCGCCGGAAAATCAAGTGTGATTGAAATTTTACAGGCAGAGGGAATCACAGTACTGGATTGTGATGCGATCAATGCGCAGCTGCTTCAGAAAGGGGAAGCCGGATATAATGCTTTAGTGGATTTGTTTTCGGACAGCCTGCTGAATACAGATGGAAGCATCAATACGCAGTATATGAGTAACCTGATTTTCAGTGATCCGGTAAAGAAGCAGCAGGCAGAGGGTATTTTGCATCCATTGATCAAGCAGCGTATTTTACAGGAGGTTGCCCGGCATGCGCAGGAAGCACTTGTCGTGGTGGAGGTGCCTTTGCTGTTTGAGGTACACTGGGAGGATGCCTTTGATGAAATTTGGGTGGTGGCCTGTGATGAAGAGCTGCTGTTGCACAGACTGTCGCAGTACCGCCGTATTCCAAAGGAGGAGGCGCTGCGCCGTTTGCAGCACCAGCTGCCCCAGCAAGAAAAAATCGAGAAGGCGGATGTTGTTTTTTACAATAATGGAGATAAAGAAAGTCTGAAAAGACAGATTTGTGATATACTGAACGTAAAGAGGCAGTCGAGGTGA
- the pfkA gene encoding 6-phosphofructokinase: MVKRIGVLTSGGDAPGMNAAIRAVTRVALNSGIEVFGIYDGYKGMVEGYIEPLTKASVGEIIDRGGTILGSARLPEFKDIEVRNKAVQQLKKRGIEAIVVIGGDGSYRGALALTEMGINCIGLPGTIDNDITCTDFTIGFDTALTTIVEAVDKLRDTSSSHHRCSIVEVMGNRCGDLAIWSGIACGAEIVITSSTGFEEGEVLERLRDFDLIKKKRHAIVVISEKITDVHQFAKKVSLNTGFSGRATVLGHVQRGGSPTPTDRVLASRMGEKAVDLLMQGVGGQCVSIKDNQIVAVPIEEALNMPRESRKRLQNLFDRLV, from the coding sequence ATGGTAAAACGTATTGGTGTTCTTACTTCCGGTGGAGATGCACCTGGAATGAATGCTGCAATTCGCGCCGTCACAAGGGTTGCACTCAACAGTGGAATCGAGGTCTTTGGTATTTATGATGGATACAAGGGCATGGTGGAAGGCTATATCGAGCCTTTGACAAAAGCCAGCGTCGGTGAGATCATCGACCGCGGCGGAACGATTCTTGGGTCTGCCCGACTTCCCGAATTTAAGGATATTGAAGTGCGTAATAAAGCAGTTCAGCAGTTAAAAAAACGTGGAATTGAGGCTATCGTAGTCATTGGCGGTGATGGTTCTTACCGTGGTGCGCTGGCACTGACAGAAATGGGAATCAACTGTATCGGATTGCCGGGTACCATTGATAACGACATCACATGTACAGACTTTACGATAGGGTTTGATACAGCTCTGACAACAATCGTGGAGGCAGTCGATAAGTTGAGGGATACATCAAGCTCTCATCATCGCTGTTCGATTGTGGAGGTTATGGGAAACCGCTGCGGAGACCTGGCAATCTGGTCGGGAATTGCGTGCGGTGCTGAAATCGTTATTACATCCTCTACAGGCTTTGAGGAAGGTGAAGTGCTGGAGAGACTGCGTGATTTTGATTTGATTAAAAAGAAGCGTCATGCAATTGTAGTGATTTCAGAAAAGATTACAGATGTTCACCAATTTGCCAAAAAGGTAAGCTTAAATACTGGATTTTCAGGTAGAGCCACGGTGCTAGGCCACGTTCAGCGTGGAGGATCACCGACACCGACAGATCGAGTATTGGCATCCCGTATGGGAGAAAAAGCGGTGGACCTGCTGATGCAGGGTGTAGGAGGCCAGTGTGTCAGCATCAAGGACAACCAGATTGTAGCAGTGCCGATTGAAGAAGCATTGAATATGCCAAGAGAGTCCCGCAAGAGATTGCAGAATCTATTCGACAGACTGGTATAG